In Hoeflea ulvae, one genomic interval encodes:
- a CDS encoding DUF2780 domain-containing protein, whose protein sequence is MDELINRITSNVGIDADTAKQAVGAILAFLQSEGPADKVSELLAAVPGAEALIAQAPSGGMLSMGGVMGLGQKLMGMGLGMGEISNTAKETMGFARENGAGDAIDEIVASIPGLSQFV, encoded by the coding sequence ATGGACGAACTGATCAATCGCATCACCAGCAATGTCGGCATTGACGCCGATACTGCCAAACAGGCCGTCGGCGCCATCCTGGCCTTTCTTCAGTCCGAAGGCCCTGCCGACAAGGTCAGTGAATTGCTGGCGGCAGTTCCCGGCGCCGAAGCACTGATCGCCCAGGCGCCAAGCGGCGGCATGCTGTCGATGGGCGGCGTCATGGGTCTGGGGCAGAAGCTGATGGGCATGGGTCTCGGCATGGGCGAAATCTCCAACACCGCCAAGGAAACCATGGGTTTTGCCCGTGAAAACGGCGCGGGCGACGCGATCGACGAAATCGTCGCCTCGATCCCCGGCTTGTCGCAGTTCGTCTGA